The Gadus chalcogrammus isolate NIFS_2021 chromosome 10, NIFS_Gcha_1.0, whole genome shotgun sequence genome contains a region encoding:
- the afg2a gene encoding ribosome biogenesis protein SPATA5 produces MSSKKSKNKSKRSSEGDSSNDSFILQNPRDVHSFSVQDFIDKADDRTPSRARWALAQVSLGSMKATGLCIGRPALLTTAAGRQEVCLAWPVASFPAARVGLQRNIQTSLGVKPGDGLTIYPVTGPLLQAQEVVLSPRQKDETLETEEFKNYFLQSLEGRVLLPGSQLSLTYYGRACSLRVEEVRGEDGALLRGPAAAAAPGPDAEDGAPADPSLLGCPSSDLSLQLSLLTVEEQQEEACSPVVSTPLRHTALPRDPLSPVSHPPRPALLLSPGFPQSPLQAGTPPLAPPGGVQCSDAFYRVSGDTAVVFRDRRQRGAEGPEAGQEAPQANKVTYSMIGGLSSQLEAIRETIELPLTRPELFSNYGIPPPRGVLLYGPPGTGKTMIGRAIANEIGAHMTVINGPEIISKFYGETEERLRQIFTEASQRKPAIIFIDELDALCPKRDGAQSEVEKRVVASLLTLMDGIGSEAHSGQVLVLGATNRPHALDPALRRPGRFDRELEVGVPSAADRLDILRKLLTAVPHEVDAHDLARVSDSAHGYVGADLSAVCKEAGEFPILDQSGPCGRMGCGEAGEGPDPSHDPGWGLEKGPETRTRTLDQDLRQDQDLRPEPETGPETWTRT; encoded by the exons atgtcCTCGAAGAAAAGTAAGAACAAATCCAAGCGGAGCAGCGAGGGGGACAGCTCCAACGACTCGTTTATCCTCCAGAACCCGAGAGACGTCCACTCCTTCTCAGTGCAGGACTTCATTGATAAAG cagaCGACAGGACCCCCAGCAGGGCCAGGTGGGCTCTGGCTCAGGTGAGTCTGGGGTCCATGAAGGCGACCGGCCTCTGCATCGGCCGGCCGGCTCTGCTGACCACTGCCGCCGGACGCCAGGAG gtgtgTCTGGCCTGGCCTGTGGCCTCCTTCCCAGCTGCCAGGGTCGGCCTCCAGCGCAATATCCAGACCAGCCTGGGAGTGAAGCCTGGAGATGGATTAACGATCTACCCAGTGACGGGGCCCCTGCTGCAGGCTCAGGAGGTGGTGCTGTCCCCCCG GCAGAAAGATGAAACACTTGAAACAGAAGAGTTTAAGAACTATTTCCTGCAGTCTTTGG AGGGCCGGGTGCTGCTCCCGGGCTCCCAGCTGTCCCTGACGTACTACGGCCGCGCCTGCAGCCTGCGCGTGGAGGAGGTGCGAGGGGAGGACGGAGCGCTGCTGCGggggcccgccgccgccgcggccccTGGGCCTGACGCTGAGGACGGGGCCCCTGCGGACCCCTCGCTCCTGGGCTGCCCCTCCTCGGACCTCTCCCTGCAGCTCAGCCTGCTCAccgtggaggagcagcaggaggaggcgtGCTCCCCCGTGGTCAGCACCCCGCTGCGACACACTGCCCTCCCCCGCGACCCTCTGTCACCTGTCAGTCATCCTCCAagacccgccctcctcctctcccccg GGTTCCCCCAGAGCCCCCTGCAGGCGGGCACCCcccctctggcgccccctggtggcgtgCAGTGCTCCGACGCCTTCTACCGCGTCTCCGGCGACACCGCCGTCGTCTTCAGGGACAGGAGGCAGCGAGGCGCGGAGGGGCCGGAGGCGGGGCAGGAAGCTCCCCAGGCCAACAAGGTCACCTACAGTATGATTGGCGGGCTGAGCAGCCAACTGGAGGCGATCCGGGAGACCATCGAGCTGCCACTCACACGGCCCGAGCTGTTCTCAAACTACG gTATCCCGCCCCCAAGAGGAGTCCTCCTGTACGGGCCTCCGGGCACTGGGAAGACTATGATTGGACGAGCCATAGCCAATGAGATCGGAGCCCACATGACCGTCATCAACGGCCCGGAGATCATCAGCAA GTTCTacggggagacagaggagcgGCTCAGACAGATCTTCACCGAGGCGTCTCAGAG gaagCCAGCGATCATCTTCATCGACGAGCTGGACGCTCTGTGCCCCAAGAGAGACGGAGCCCAGAGCGAGGTGGAGAAGAGGGTGGTGGCCTCCCTGCTGACCCTCATGGACGGCATCGGAtca GAAGCTCACTCTGGACAGGTGCTGGTCCTGGGAGCCACCAACCGGCCCCACGCCCTGGACCCCGCCCTGAGGCGGCCCGGGCGATTCGATAgggagctggag GTGGGGGTCCCCAGCGCCGCCGACCGCCTCGACATCCTCCGGAAGCTTCTGACCGCTGTCCCCCATGAGGTCGACGCCCACGACCTCGCCCGGGTCTCTGACTCCGCCCACGGATACGTCGGAGCCGACCTATCGGCCGTCTGCAAGGAGGCAGGCGAGTTCCCC ATCCTGGATCAGAGTGGTCCGTGTGGACGGATGGGCTGTGGGGAGGCCGGGGAGGGACCGGACCCCAGCCATGATCCTGGCTGGGGTCTTGAGAAAGGACCtgagaccaggaccaggaccttaGACCAGGACCTGAGACAGGACCAGGACCTTAGACCAGAACCTGAGACAGGACCTGAGACCTGGACCAGGACCTGA
- the nudt6 gene encoding nucleoside diphosphate-linked moiety X motif 6, with translation MASYGCQLFSVLSRRLCRVRCTAAPSARALRLYAGRLHPAVGQGADALTGSHGTDALTGRLDRFGGVTVDLAHTGLPPDISEGDFGSLLREGVGRWRAEGRVAVWLRLPISLSRCAAAAATLGFTFHHARADQATLALWLGPGACRLPGYASHQVGVAGAVVDESNGKVLVVQDKNKTLNAWKFPGGLSELGENIGATAVREVQEETGVCSEFRSLLSVRQQHDQPGAFGASDLYLICRLRPLTYSIDFCTEECLRCDWLPIAELARTEETTPITSRVAHLLLYGLEKGWGAVDLPMETLPAVHSGRFYQLYHRGLPLAKPN, from the exons ATGGCTTCCTATGGTTGTCAGCTCTTCTCTGTCCTCAGTAGGAGGCTTTGCAGGGTGCGATGCACCGCCGCGCCCTCGGCCCGCGCGCTGCGGCTCTATGCTGGGCGCCTGCACCCGGCGGTGGGTCAGGGCGCAGACGCGCTGACGGGCAGTCACGGCACAGACGCGCTGACGGGGCGCCTAGACCGCTTCGGGGGGGTGACGGTCGACCTGGCTCATACCGGCCTGCCGCCGGACATCAGCGAGGGGGACTTCGGCAGTCTACTTAGAG AGGGGGTGGGCCGGTGGCGTGCGGAGGGCCGGGTGGCGGTCTGGCTCCgcctccccatctctctgaGCCGCTGCGCCGCGGCGGCGGCTACGCTGGGCTTCACCTTCCACCATGCCCGGGCGGACCAGGCCACACTGGCCCTGTGGCTGGGCCCCGGGGCATGCAGGCTGCCCGGGTACGCATCCCACCAGGTGGGGGTCGCAG GCGCAGTGGTGGACGAGTCCAACGGAAAGGTTCTCGTGGTCCAAGACAAAAACAAG ACCCTGAATGCCTGGAAGTTTCCTGGTGGACTTTCTGAACTAGGAGAGAATATTG gAGCCACGGCGGTCCGGGAGGTACAGGAGGAGACGGGCGTGTGCTCCGAGTTCCGCTCCCTGCTCAGCGTGCGGCAGCAGCACGACCAGCCCGGCGCCTTCGGGGCGTCTGACCTCTACCTCATCTgccggctccgccccctcacCTACAGCATCGACTTCTGCACCGAGGAGTGCCTGCGCTGCGATTGGCTGCCCATAGCAGAGCTAGCGCGCACCGAGGAGACCACGCCCATCACGAGCCGCGTGGCGCATCTGCTGCTATACGGGCTGGAGAAGGGCTGGGGCGCCGTGGACCTCCCCATGGAGACGCTCCCCGCTGTGCACTCGGGCCGCTTTTACCAGCTGTACCACCGGGGCCTGCCGCTAGCCAAGCCTAACTAG
- the fgf2 gene encoding fibroblast growth factor 2, with amino-acid sequence MATGDITTLPATPDDGSGGFPAANFRDPKRLYCKNGGFFLRIASDGRVDGIREKTNPHIRLQLQATSVGEVVIKGLAANRYLAMNRDGRLFGARRATDECYFLERLESNNYNTYRSKKYPEMYVALQRSGQYKTGTKTGPGQKAILFLPMASRS; translated from the exons aTGGCCACGGGAGATATCACCACTCTTCCCGCCACACCTGACGACGGTAGCGGCGGCTTCCCGGCGGCCAACTTCAGAGACCCCAAGAGGCTGTACTGCAAGAACGGAGGCTTCTTCCTGCGGATCGCCTCCGACGGCCGGGTGGACGGCATCCGCGAGAAGACCAACCCCCACA TCCGGCTGCAGCTCCAGGCCACGtcggtgggggaggtggtgattAAGGGGCTGGCTGCTAACCGCTACCTGGCCATGAACCGCGACGGGAGGCTGTTCGGAGCG AGGCGAGCGACGGACGAATGTTACTTCCTGGAGCGCCTGGAGAGCAACAACTACAACACCTACCGCTCCAAGAAGTACCCTGAGATGTACGTGGCCCTACAGCGCTCCGGACAGTACAAGACCGGCACCAAGACCGGACCCGGCCAGAAGGCTATCCTGTTCCTCCCCATGGCGTCCAGGTCCTAG
- the bbs12 gene encoding Bardet-Biedl syndrome 12 protein encodes MFSRGLVQKQHVGLQKVFALAGLAHSSLGPCKSYKMIREKGSGAAVLACSCVRLLETLELSCAVGQLVGEAVRAQHGAHGTGAGCLLFMAGAWSRAALECLQRGVPAPLLVRTMSEGLDVCLRACGRHSVRLELVNNSTPPPVPRSPAVATQRPDAHAHPGSIRLSHSRHFGGATAASAAVALASPASSNRDVGPAARALSHGRARSMDLVVQAGRLQSAPGACCSALDLGRLVTCVVPGLSEDQACVLPGWVVRLPLEKAVLAQRLGGRSLRVVLLTGDLCVRYRHLGSKSPPGLSHVADRLAPEGGGREARWADGVLAALLRLGVELVLVSGAASDALGPPCLARGVLLVEQVRPSVLRALARASGAVPVAYASQLSERCVGAGVTVTPSRELKEHQAVCVSARAPGGLATVVLTGCVPARLQALEDEFWACARRLQRALQDGALLPGAGIIEMLCVHDLQEHARRPLAGPGEAEPEAGAAGGLYRYTVLMLMAEALTDYVATVTANSGLISKLQARRVVEQEVERLGGVAGDGRSGVLQGEGALGETSLGGACGVLGGACCDLGGACGGLGGACGGLREASGGLGGASGGLGGTCGGLGGACEGLGGAFGGPGGVSGGAEQSRVYDNLSVKVEAWRSAMDLVLLVLQTDAEVITGVDPDSLRTETDLVLL; translated from the coding sequence ATGTTCTCCAGGGGATTGGTTCAGAAGCAGCACGTCGGGCTACAGAAGGTGTTCGCGCTGGCCGGGCTGGCCCACTCCTCCCTCGGACCCTGCAAGTCCTACAAGATGATCCGGGAGAAGGGAAGCGGCGCGGCGGTGCTGGCCTGCTCCTGCGTCCGCCTGCTGGAGACCCTGGAGCTGAGCTGTGCGGTGGGCCAACTGGTCGGCGAGGCGGTGCGGGCGCAACACGGTGCGCACGGCACGGGGGCCGGCTGCCTGCTGTTCATGGCCGGGGCGTGGAGCCGCGCGGCGCTGGAGTGCCTGCAGAGGGGGGTCCCGGCGCCGCTGCTCGTCAGGACCATGAGCGAGGGGTTGGACGTGTGCCTGCGGGCGTGCGGGAGACACAGCGTCCGGTTGGAGCTGGTCAACAACAGCACGCCGCCGCCGGTACCGCGTTCCCCCGCTGTCGCCACGCAGCGGCCGGATGCGCACGCTCACCCTGGGAGCATCAGACTGAGCCACAGCAGACACTTCGGTGGCGCCACGGCCGCTAGCGCCGCCGTAGCGCTAGCGTCCCCGGCTAGTAGCAACAGAGACGTGGGGCCGGCGGCGAGGGCCCTGAGCCACGGCCGTGCCCGCTCCATGGATCTTGTGGTCCAGGCCGGCCGCCTGCAGTCAGCCCCCGGGGCCTGCTGCTCCGCCTTGGACCTGGGGCGGTTGGTGACCTGCGTGGTGCCCGGTCTGTCGGAGGACCAGGCATGCGTCCTGCCGGGCTGGGTGGTCCGGCTGCCACTGGAGAAGGCGGTGCTGGCCCAGCGGCTGGGGGGCCGGTCTCTGCGCGTGGTGCTGCTCACCGGAGACCTCTGCGTGAGGTACCGCCACCTGGGCTCCAAGAGCCCCCCGGGGCTGAGCCACGTGGCGGACCGCCTGGCCCCCGAGGGGGGCGGCAGGGAGGCCCGGTGGGCCGACGGCGTCCTGGCAGCCCTGCTGCGGCTTGGCGTGGAGTTGGTGCTGGTCTCGGGGGCGGCCAGCGACGCCCTGGGCCCCCCCTGCCTGGCCCGCggggtgctgctggtggagcaGGTGCGGCCCTCGGTCCTGAGGGCCCTCGCCCGGGCCTCGGGGGCCGTCCCGGTCGCCTACGCCTCCCAGCTCAGCGAGCGCTGTGTGGGGGCCGGGGTGACGGTGACGCCCTCGAGGGAACTGAAGGAGCACCAGGCGGTGTGCGTTTCCGcgcgggcccccgggggcctggCCACGGTGGTGCTGACGGGCTGCGTCCCCGCCCGGCTGCAGGCGCTGGAGGACGAGTTCTGGGCCTGCGCCCGCCGGCTGCAGCGGGCCCTTCAGGACGGGGCCCTGCTCCCCGGGGCCGGCATCATCGAGATGCTCTGCGTCCACGATCTCCAGGAGCACGCCCGGCGACCCCTCGCGGGCCCCGGGGAGGCGGAGCCTGAGGCCGGGGCCGCGGGAGGCCTCTACAGGTACACGGTCTTGATGCTGATGGCGGAGGCCCTGACGGACTACGTCGCCACGGTGACGGCCAACAGCGGGCTGATCTCTAAGCTCCAGGCCCGGAgggtggtggagcaggaggtggagcggctggggggggtggcgggggatGGGCGGTCAGGGGTCCTACAGGGGGAGGGCGCTCTGGGGGAGACAAGTCTGGGCGGGGCCTGCGGTGTTCTGGGCGGGGCCTGCTGTGATCTGGGCGGGGCCTGCGGTGGTCTGGGTGGAGCCTGTGGTGGTCTGCGCGAGGCCTCCGGTGGGCTGGGCGGGGCCTCCGGGGGTCTGGGCGGGACCTGCGGTGGTCTGGGCGGGGCCTGCGAGGGTCTGGGTGGGGCCTTCGGTGGTCCGGGCGGGGTTTCGGGTGGAGCAGAACAAAGCAGGGTGTATGATAACCTGAGCGTGAAGGTGGAGGCGTGGAGGAGTGCCATGGACCTGGTTCTCCTGGTGCTGCAAACGGACGCGGAGGTCATTACGGGCGTCGACCCGGACTCCCTgcggacagagacagacttaGTGCTGCTCTGA